Proteins encoded together in one Variovorax paradoxus EPS window:
- a CDS encoding leucine-rich repeat-containing protein kinase family protein, giving the protein MDTLAELRAGRLAGATRLDLSCGLTEFPREIFDLADSLETLNLSGNALDALPDDLGRLHKLRVLFCSDNRFTTLPESIGGCHGIDIVGFKANRIAKVPAAALPPSLRWLILTDNQIEEMPDTLGHCTRMQKLMLAGNRLSRLPDSMAALQRLELLRISANRFEALPEWLLSLPRLSWLAAAGNPFDTQAEDAAMTAQSVPHVDWRDLTLGRKLGEGASGVIHQATLGPLQQDVAVKLFKGAVTSDGWPHSEMAACIAAGAHPTLIAAQSRINGHPDGTEGLVMPLVQPSFRTLAGPPSLASCTRDIYADDAKWTADIALRIASDIASAMQHLHARGILHGDLYAHNILWNAQGGGRLGDFGAGWMTGSLNASQTAALQRLEMRAFGCLLEELLERCTDAQPSAMSALKDRCMHPDIASRPLFDEALRVLQQEAAS; this is encoded by the coding sequence ATGGACACACTGGCCGAGCTGCGCGCGGGTCGGCTGGCAGGCGCCACCAGGCTCGATCTCTCGTGCGGACTCACCGAGTTCCCGCGCGAGATCTTCGACCTTGCCGACTCGCTCGAAACACTGAATCTCTCCGGGAATGCGCTCGATGCGCTGCCCGACGACCTGGGCCGCCTGCACAAGCTGCGGGTGCTTTTCTGCTCCGACAACCGGTTCACGACGCTGCCCGAATCCATCGGTGGGTGCCATGGCATCGACATCGTCGGCTTCAAGGCCAACCGCATCGCGAAAGTGCCCGCCGCTGCGCTGCCGCCCTCGCTGCGCTGGCTGATCCTCACGGACAACCAGATCGAGGAAATGCCCGACACGCTCGGCCACTGCACGCGGATGCAGAAGCTGATGCTGGCGGGCAACCGGTTGAGCCGGCTGCCGGATTCGATGGCTGCGCTGCAGCGGCTCGAACTGCTGCGCATCTCCGCGAACCGCTTCGAGGCCCTGCCTGAATGGCTGCTCTCCTTGCCGCGTCTTTCGTGGCTCGCCGCAGCCGGCAATCCGTTCGATACGCAAGCCGAGGACGCCGCGATGACCGCGCAGTCGGTGCCACATGTCGATTGGCGCGACCTCACGCTCGGCAGGAAGCTCGGCGAAGGCGCATCGGGCGTGATCCATCAGGCCACGCTGGGGCCATTGCAGCAGGACGTGGCCGTGAAGCTCTTCAAGGGCGCGGTCACCAGCGATGGCTGGCCGCACAGCGAAATGGCCGCCTGCATCGCGGCCGGCGCGCACCCGACGCTGATCGCCGCGCAGAGCCGGATCAACGGCCACCCCGATGGCACGGAGGGCCTCGTGATGCCGCTGGTGCAGCCCTCGTTCCGCACGCTGGCGGGACCACCGAGCCTCGCATCGTGCACACGCGACATCTATGCGGACGACGCGAAATGGACCGCCGATATCGCCCTGCGCATCGCAAGCGACATCGCCTCGGCCATGCAGCACCTGCACGCACGCGGCATCCTCCACGGCGATCTCTACGCGCACAACATCCTGTGGAATGCGCAAGGCGGCGGCCGGCTCGGCGACTTCGGCGCGGGCTGGATGACGGGCTCGCTAAATGCCAGCCAAACCGCGGCCCTGCAGCGCCTGGAGATGCGCGCCTTCGGCTGCCTGCTCGAAGAACTGCTCGAACGCTGCACCGATGCGCAACCCTCCGCCATGTCTGCATTGAAGGATCGCTGCATGCATCCCGATATCGCCTCGCGCCCATTGTTCGACGAGGCGCTGCGCGTGCTGCAGCAGGAGGCTGCATCGTGA
- a CDS encoding pseudouridine synthase, producing MSRPRQTPPLPTRDGVGPSCVGLPYGPWPTIAEFLIERFPAITRDAWLERIAAGDVIDEHRIPVTLERRYESPLRVYYYRTLDGEVHIPFEEQVLFQDDELVVADKPPFLPVTPTGKYLQESLLVRLKRKLNIDDLVPLHRIDRSTSGLVLFSVRRETRGAYQQMFPERRIAKHYEAVVPWQEGVSTVPDIYRSRLVDDEHFMRMREEPGEPNSETRIEVQEIRGGRALLRLSPVTGRKHQLRVHCLALGMPIENDPIYPVLLPENTDDFDKPLQLLAKSVAFQDPVTGDLRRFTSPRSLSLAPR from the coding sequence GTGAGCCGCCCCCGCCAGACGCCGCCGCTGCCCACGCGCGACGGCGTCGGCCCAAGCTGCGTCGGCCTGCCGTACGGCCCCTGGCCCACCATCGCCGAGTTCCTCATCGAACGCTTCCCCGCGATCACTCGCGACGCGTGGCTGGAACGCATCGCAGCCGGCGACGTGATCGACGAGCACCGCATCCCCGTCACCCTCGAGCGCCGCTACGAGTCGCCGCTGCGTGTTTATTACTACCGCACACTCGACGGCGAAGTGCACATCCCCTTCGAGGAGCAGGTGCTGTTCCAGGACGACGAGCTCGTCGTGGCCGACAAGCCCCCGTTCCTCCCCGTCACACCGACCGGCAAGTACCTGCAGGAAAGCCTGCTGGTGCGGCTCAAGCGCAAGCTGAACATCGACGACCTCGTGCCGCTGCACCGCATCGACCGCAGCACCTCGGGCCTCGTGCTGTTCTCGGTGCGCCGCGAGACGCGCGGCGCCTACCAGCAGATGTTTCCGGAGCGCCGCATCGCCAAGCATTACGAGGCGGTGGTGCCGTGGCAGGAAGGCGTCTCGACGGTGCCCGACATCTACCGCAGCCGCCTCGTGGACGACGAGCATTTCATGCGCATGCGCGAAGAGCCGGGCGAGCCCAACTCCGAGACGCGCATCGAGGTGCAAGAAATACGAGGCGGCCGCGCGCTGCTGCGGCTCTCGCCCGTCACCGGCCGCAAGCACCAGCTGCGCGTGCACTGCCTCGCGCTCGGCATGCCGATCGAGAACGACCCGATCTACCCCGTGCTGTTGCCCGAGAACACCGATGACTTCGACAAGCCGCTGCAGCTCCTGGCCAAGTCGGTCGCGTTCCAGGACCCGGTGACCGGCGACCTGCGCAGATTCACCAGCCCCCGGAGCCTGTCGCTGGCACCAAGGTGA
- a CDS encoding glucose 1-dehydrogenase — protein MDTTQLFSLKGRTALITGGSRGIGRMIAEGFLAQGARVYISARKAAACDQTAKELSAFGHCVSLPADVSTVEGAQALVDAYAKHEGSLDILVNNAGAAWGAPYAEFPESGWDKVIDLNLKTPFFLTQALTPMLKKAATDHLSKVINIASIDGISVNPQETYSYAASKAGLIQLTRRMALRLAQDRIVVSAIAPGAFASDMNKDARDHGDEVKGRIPAGRIGTPEDMAGAAIYLASRAGDYVMGSTLVVDGGVTHAR, from the coding sequence ATGGACACCACCCAACTCTTCTCGCTGAAGGGCCGCACCGCCTTGATCACCGGCGGCTCGCGCGGCATCGGCCGCATGATCGCCGAGGGCTTCCTGGCCCAGGGCGCGCGCGTGTACATCTCGGCACGCAAGGCCGCGGCCTGCGACCAGACCGCCAAGGAGCTCTCGGCCTTCGGCCACTGCGTCTCGCTGCCGGCGGACGTGTCCACGGTCGAAGGTGCGCAGGCGCTGGTCGATGCCTATGCGAAGCATGAAGGCTCGCTCGACATCCTCGTCAACAACGCCGGTGCCGCCTGGGGCGCACCGTACGCGGAGTTTCCCGAGAGCGGCTGGGACAAGGTGATCGACCTGAACCTGAAGACGCCCTTCTTCCTGACCCAGGCGCTCACGCCGATGCTCAAGAAGGCCGCGACCGATCACCTCTCGAAGGTGATCAACATCGCGTCGATCGACGGCATCTCGGTGAACCCGCAGGAAACCTATTCGTATGCGGCCAGCAAGGCCGGGCTGATCCAGCTCACGCGCCGCATGGCGCTTCGCCTTGCGCAAGACCGCATCGTGGTGAGCGCCATCGCGCCGGGCGCATTCGCATCCGACATGAACAAGGATGCGCGCGACCACGGCGACGAGGTCAAGGGCCGCATTCCCGCGGGCCGCATCGGCACGCCGGAAGACATGGCCGGCGCCGCGATCTACCTCGCGTCGCGCGCGGGCGACTACGTGATGGGCTCCACGCTCGTCGTCGACGGCGGCGTGACGCACGCGCGCTGA
- a CDS encoding IlvD/Edd family dehydratase, whose amino-acid sequence MSKKKSPAPTSTSKPKSSASKKSSGALKLRSQEWFDNPANTDMTALYIERTMNFGLGLDELQSGRPIIGIAQTGSDIAPCNRHHLVLAERVREGIRDAGGIAFEFPIHPIQETCKRPTASLDRNLQYLSLVEILYGYPLDGVVLTTGCDKTTPAQLMAAATVDIPAIALNSGPMLNGWYKGERTGSGTIVWKARELLAAGEIDETGFLKLVASSAPSTGHCNTMGTASTMNSLAEALGMTLPGSAAIPAPYRDRQEMAYMTGKRIVEMVRENLKPSDILTRAAFENAIVVNSAIGGSTNAPIHLNAIARHIGVPLTTGDWEKHGYKIPLLVNLQPAGEYLGEDYYRAGGVPAVVAELIAKGKIQPALTVNGKTIIENCEGRFTEDRKVIFPYAKPMMKNAGFLDFSGNLFDSAIMKTSVITPEFHNRYLEDPADPMAFEGTAVVFDGPEDYHRRIDDPKMKIDAHSILFMRGVGPVGYPGAAEVVNMRAPAYLLKKGVTALPCIGDGRQSGTSGSPSILNASPEAATGGGLALLKTGDRVRIDLKKRTANMLVSDEELALRRQKLEAAGGYQYPPSQTPWQEIQRAVVDELSEGMVLKPAVKYQKIHATFGVPRDNH is encoded by the coding sequence ATGAGCAAGAAGAAAAGCCCCGCGCCCACGTCCACGTCCAAGCCGAAGAGCAGCGCCTCGAAGAAATCTTCGGGTGCGCTCAAGCTGCGCTCGCAGGAATGGTTCGACAACCCGGCCAATACCGACATGACGGCGCTCTACATCGAGCGCACCATGAACTTCGGACTCGGCCTCGACGAACTGCAATCGGGCCGCCCGATCATCGGCATCGCGCAGACGGGCTCCGACATCGCACCCTGCAACCGCCACCACCTCGTGCTGGCCGAGCGCGTGCGCGAGGGCATCCGCGATGCGGGCGGCATCGCGTTCGAGTTTCCGATCCATCCGATCCAGGAGACCTGCAAGCGCCCGACCGCCTCGCTCGACCGCAACCTGCAGTACCTCTCGCTGGTCGAAATTCTTTACGGCTACCCGCTCGATGGCGTGGTGCTGACGACCGGCTGCGACAAGACCACGCCGGCGCAATTGATGGCCGCGGCCACGGTCGACATTCCGGCCATTGCGCTGAACTCCGGACCGATGCTCAACGGCTGGTACAAGGGCGAGCGCACGGGCTCGGGCACCATCGTCTGGAAGGCGCGCGAGCTGCTGGCCGCGGGCGAGATCGACGAAACCGGCTTCCTGAAGCTCGTGGCGTCTTCGGCGCCATCGACCGGCCACTGCAACACCATGGGCACGGCCTCCACGATGAACTCGCTGGCCGAGGCGCTCGGCATGACGCTGCCCGGCAGCGCCGCCATTCCCGCGCCTTACCGCGACCGCCAGGAAATGGCCTACATGACCGGCAAGCGCATCGTCGAGATGGTGCGCGAGAACCTCAAGCCCTCGGACATCCTGACGCGCGCCGCCTTCGAGAACGCGATCGTCGTGAACTCGGCCATCGGCGGCTCGACCAACGCGCCCATTCACCTGAACGCCATCGCGCGCCACATCGGCGTGCCGCTGACCACCGGCGACTGGGAAAAGCACGGCTACAAGATTCCGCTGCTGGTCAACCTGCAGCCGGCGGGCGAGTACCTCGGCGAGGACTACTACCGCGCGGGCGGCGTGCCCGCGGTGGTGGCCGAGCTGATCGCCAAGGGCAAGATCCAGCCCGCGCTCACCGTCAACGGCAAGACGATCATCGAGAACTGCGAAGGCCGCTTCACCGAAGACCGGAAGGTGATCTTCCCGTACGCCAAGCCGATGATGAAGAACGCCGGTTTCCTCGATTTCAGCGGCAACCTCTTCGACTCCGCGATCATGAAGACCAGCGTGATCACGCCCGAGTTCCACAACCGCTACCTGGAGGACCCGGCCGACCCGATGGCCTTCGAAGGCACGGCCGTGGTGTTCGACGGACCCGAGGACTACCACCGCCGCATCGACGATCCGAAGATGAAGATCGATGCGCACAGCATCCTGTTCATGCGCGGCGTCGGGCCCGTGGGCTATCCGGGTGCGGCCGAGGTCGTGAACATGCGGGCTCCGGCCTACCTGCTGAAGAAGGGCGTCACCGCGCTGCCTTGCATCGGCGATGGACGGCAGTCGGGAACGTCGGGCTCGCCATCGATCCTGAACGCGTCGCCCGAGGCTGCGACTGGTGGGGGGCTGGCATTGCTGAAGACAGGCGACCGTGTGCGCATCGACCTGAAGAAGCGCACCGCCAACATGCTGGTGTCCGACGAAGAGTTGGCCCTGCGCCGCCAGAAGCTCGAGGCCGCCGGCGGCTACCAGTACCCGCCGAGCCAGACGCCGTGGCAGGAGATCCAGCGCGCGGTGGTCGATGAGCTTTCCGAAGGCATGGTGCTCAAGCCCGCGGTGAAGTATCAAAAGATCCACGCCACCTTCGGCGTGCCGCGCGACAACCACTGA
- the denD gene encoding D-erythronate dehydrogenase: MKLLITGGGGFVGSRLARALLARGTLAGQRIERLVLTDIAPPPADLLSDARVEARTGPLLAQTDALKTEAFDGVFHLASAVSGECEADFELGLRSNLDSTRALLDALRANVGAGGKVARLVFSSSVAVFGPDPSVPLPKLVADDTLPLPQTSYGTQKLVCEHLISDYTRKGYIDGRAARLMTVTVRPGRPNGAASSFFSGIIREPLAGVESVCPVSPDVSHPMTSPAHTVDGLIAVYEASREAFGGRAALNLPGLNVRVSDMLDALEEVAGPKVRALVRFERDERIAGIVANWPAGATAERAARLGLHPHESFADIIRQYIADCAALPNAAETLKGMS, translated from the coding sequence ATGAAACTGTTGATCACCGGAGGCGGCGGCTTCGTCGGCTCCCGACTTGCGCGCGCGCTGCTCGCGCGCGGCACGCTGGCTGGCCAGCGCATCGAGCGGCTGGTGCTGACCGACATCGCGCCGCCGCCGGCCGACCTGCTGTCCGATGCGCGCGTCGAGGCCCGCACCGGCCCGCTGCTCGCGCAGACAGACGCGCTGAAGACCGAAGCCTTCGACGGCGTGTTCCATCTCGCCTCGGCCGTGTCCGGCGAATGCGAGGCCGATTTCGAACTCGGCCTGCGCTCCAACCTCGATAGCACGCGCGCGCTGCTGGATGCGCTGCGCGCCAACGTCGGCGCGGGCGGCAAGGTGGCGCGGCTGGTGTTCTCCAGCTCGGTCGCGGTGTTCGGGCCCGACCCCTCGGTGCCGCTGCCCAAGCTGGTGGCCGACGACACGCTGCCGCTGCCGCAGACCTCCTACGGCACGCAGAAGCTGGTCTGCGAGCACCTCATTTCCGACTACACGCGCAAGGGCTACATCGACGGCCGCGCAGCGCGGCTGATGACCGTCACCGTGCGCCCGGGCCGCCCGAACGGCGCCGCCTCGTCGTTCTTCAGCGGCATCATCCGCGAGCCGCTGGCGGGCGTGGAATCGGTCTGCCCCGTGTCGCCCGACGTGTCGCACCCGATGACCTCGCCGGCCCACACGGTCGATGGCCTCATCGCCGTCTACGAAGCCAGCCGCGAAGCCTTCGGCGGGCGCGCCGCGCTCAACCTGCCGGGGCTCAACGTGCGCGTGAGCGACATGCTCGATGCACTCGAAGAAGTGGCCGGCCCGAAGGTGCGCGCGCTGGTGCGCTTCGAGCGCGACGAGCGCATCGCCGGCATCGTGGCCAACTGGCCCGCCGGCGCCACGGCCGAACGCGCGGCGCGGCTCGGCCTGCATCCGCACGAGAGTTTCGCAGACATCATTCGCCAATACATCGCCGATTGCGCCGCGCTTCCGAATGCGGCAGAAACACTGAAGGGAATGTCCTGA
- a CDS encoding FadR/GntR family transcriptional regulator, with product MQASALSEPFPLVTDRLSDRLASRLAAQIESGALRPGDRLPTEQQLAASHGVSRTVVREAVHQLKSQALVTSRQGLGCFVAQAPLNRPLAFDPAVLESVQSVVDVVEVRRVLEGEIAALAAKRATRSQIAALRRALKAIDTAAAAGQDGVAEDLAFHRVIGEATGNPQFRLLLGFLEQYLREGMRITRGNEARRLDFMEAVQNEHRAIVEAIAARDPVAARHHATQHLIRGEQRLVEGGVITGQRRRAAARALRTAAPVATPKRATGTTSTTSTTKRTKRDTP from the coding sequence GTGCAGGCCTCCGCCCTCTCAGAACCCTTTCCCCTGGTCACGGATCGCCTGTCCGACCGCCTCGCATCCCGGCTGGCGGCGCAGATCGAATCGGGCGCGCTGCGGCCCGGCGATCGTCTTCCCACCGAACAACAGCTCGCGGCCTCGCACGGCGTTTCGCGGACCGTGGTGCGCGAGGCGGTGCACCAGCTCAAGTCGCAGGCGCTGGTCACTTCGCGGCAGGGCCTCGGATGCTTCGTGGCGCAGGCGCCGCTCAACCGTCCCCTCGCTTTCGATCCGGCCGTGCTCGAGTCGGTGCAATCCGTCGTCGATGTGGTCGAGGTGCGCCGCGTGCTCGAAGGCGAGATTGCCGCGCTCGCCGCCAAGCGCGCGACGCGCAGCCAGATCGCGGCGCTGCGGCGCGCGCTGAAGGCCATCGACACGGCCGCCGCGGCAGGGCAGGACGGCGTTGCCGAAGACCTCGCCTTCCACCGCGTGATTGGCGAAGCCACCGGCAATCCGCAGTTCCGTTTGCTGCTCGGCTTTCTCGAGCAGTACCTGCGCGAAGGCATGCGCATCACGCGCGGCAACGAGGCGCGGCGGCTCGACTTCATGGAGGCGGTGCAGAACGAGCACCGCGCCATCGTCGAAGCCATCGCGGCGCGCGATCCCGTGGCCGCGCGGCATCACGCCACGCAGCATCTGATCCGCGGCGAGCAGCGGCTCGTCGAAGGCGGAGTCATTACCGGCCAGCGCCGTCGCGCGGCGGCGCGCGCATTGCGTACCGCCGCACCGGTTGCCACACCAAAACGCGCGACCGGCACAACCAGCACCACCAGCACCACCAAGAGGACCAAAAGGGACACCCCATGA
- a CDS encoding ABC transporter ATP-binding protein, whose amino-acid sequence MASVTIQAVKKRFGEVAILHGVDIDIADGSFTVLVGPSGCGKSTLLRMIAGLEEIHGGEIRIGERRVNDLPPKERDIAMVFQNYALYPHMTVRDNMAFALSLAKMDKATIDSKVQRAAEILALAPLLERYPRQLSGGQRQRVAMGRAIVRDPQVFLFDEPLSNLDAKLRVAMRSEIKELHQRLKTTSIYVTHDQIEAMTMGDKIVVMRDGRIEQTGSPLDLYDHPANQFVAGFIGSPAMNFLPGTLRRAGGAAHVELPDGTRLDAPLHAGGTDGQPVVYGTRPEHLTLGDSGGIPSRVVVMEPTGMDTFVACRHEGAELSAVFRERYDFAPGSTIHLLPDLARAHLFDAESGLRLVA is encoded by the coding sequence ATGGCCAGTGTCACGATTCAGGCGGTCAAGAAGCGATTCGGCGAAGTCGCCATCCTTCACGGGGTGGACATCGACATTGCCGACGGTTCGTTCACGGTGCTGGTGGGCCCCTCGGGCTGCGGCAAGTCGACCCTGCTGCGGATGATCGCGGGGCTGGAGGAGATTCACGGCGGCGAGATCCGCATCGGCGAGCGCCGCGTGAACGACCTGCCACCCAAGGAACGCGACATCGCGATGGTGTTCCAGAACTACGCGCTCTATCCGCACATGACGGTGCGCGACAACATGGCCTTCGCCCTCTCGCTCGCGAAGATGGACAAGGCCACCATCGACAGCAAGGTGCAGCGCGCGGCCGAAATCCTTGCGCTCGCGCCGCTGCTCGAACGCTATCCACGCCAGCTCTCGGGCGGGCAGCGCCAGCGCGTGGCGATGGGGCGCGCGATCGTGCGCGATCCGCAGGTTTTTCTTTTCGACGAACCGCTGTCGAACCTCGACGCCAAGCTGCGCGTGGCGATGCGCAGCGAGATCAAGGAGCTGCACCAGCGCCTGAAGACCACGTCGATCTACGTCACGCACGACCAGATCGAGGCCATGACCATGGGCGACAAGATCGTGGTGATGCGCGACGGCCGCATCGAGCAGACCGGCAGCCCGCTGGACCTGTACGACCATCCGGCGAACCAGTTCGTCGCGGGCTTCATCGGCTCGCCGGCCATGAACTTCCTGCCCGGCACGCTGCGGCGCGCGGGCGGTGCGGCGCATGTCGAACTGCCCGACGGCACGCGGCTCGATGCGCCCCTTCACGCAGGCGGCACCGATGGCCAGCCGGTCGTGTACGGCACGCGCCCCGAGCACCTGACGCTCGGCGACAGCGGCGGCATTCCGTCGCGCGTGGTGGTGATGGAGCCGACCGGCATGGACACCTTCGTCGCATGCCGGCATGAAGGCGCCGAGCTCTCGGCCGTGTTCCGCGAGCGCTACGACTTCGCGCCGGGCAGCACGATCCATCTCTTGCCCGACCTTGCGCGCGCCCACCTGTTCGATGCCGAAAGCGGCCTGCGCCTGGTCGCCTGA
- a CDS encoding ABC transporter substrate-binding protein — protein sequence MSDFNRRRFLEGSAGVAAAATVGTGSALFAPFAQAQNLTFKPEKGAKLRVLRWSRFVQGDIDAYMANVKKFTEATGVEVRVDNEGWEDVRPKAAVAANTGAGPDIILSTNDDANLYPDKLLDVTDLAEYLGKKYGGWYPAGEAFMRPDGKKWLGLPLGASGSLIVYRESMVKAAGFATFPKTTDDFLKLYKALKEKGTPGGMALGNATGDSTWCNWLIWSHGGKLVDKNNKVVIDSPETLKALEYGKELYANFIPGTLSWLDPNNNKAFLDGQISVTNNGISVYYAAKNSADPKIKEMAADINHAVFPIGPVGVPTESHLFFNQMVMKYTKFPQAAKEFLRFMMEKEQFDPWLQGGGGYVAQPLRFYENSAIWTSDPKNMPYRDSVKNLRPGGYDGKLGYASAGAAADFIIPNMVAEAASGSKTPKEAAERAQKRAERYYKV from the coding sequence ATGAGTGATTTCAATCGCCGCAGGTTTCTAGAGGGTTCGGCCGGCGTTGCCGCTGCCGCGACTGTCGGCACGGGCAGCGCCCTGTTCGCACCGTTCGCGCAGGCGCAGAACCTGACGTTCAAGCCCGAGAAGGGCGCCAAGCTGCGCGTGCTGCGATGGAGCCGCTTCGTGCAGGGCGACATCGATGCCTACATGGCCAACGTCAAGAAGTTCACCGAGGCCACCGGCGTCGAAGTGCGCGTGGACAACGAAGGCTGGGAAGACGTGCGCCCGAAGGCCGCTGTGGCCGCCAACACCGGCGCGGGCCCCGACATCATCCTGTCGACCAACGACGACGCCAACCTCTACCCCGACAAGCTGCTCGACGTGACGGACTTGGCCGAATACCTCGGCAAGAAATACGGCGGCTGGTATCCGGCCGGCGAAGCCTTCATGCGCCCCGACGGCAAGAAGTGGCTGGGCCTGCCGCTGGGCGCCTCGGGCTCGCTCATCGTGTACCGCGAGAGCATGGTCAAGGCCGCGGGCTTCGCGACCTTCCCCAAGACCACCGACGACTTCCTCAAGCTCTACAAGGCGCTGAAGGAAAAGGGCACGCCCGGCGGCATGGCGCTGGGCAATGCGACCGGCGACAGCACCTGGTGCAACTGGCTCATCTGGTCGCACGGCGGCAAGCTGGTCGACAAGAACAACAAGGTGGTCATCGACAGCCCCGAGACGCTCAAGGCGCTGGAGTACGGCAAGGAGCTCTACGCCAACTTCATTCCGGGCACGCTCTCGTGGCTGGACCCGAACAACAACAAGGCTTTTCTCGACGGACAGATCAGCGTCACCAACAACGGCATCTCGGTCTACTACGCCGCCAAGAATTCGGCCGACCCCAAGATCAAGGAAATGGCCGCGGACATCAACCACGCGGTGTTCCCCATCGGCCCGGTCGGCGTGCCGACGGAGTCGCACCTGTTCTTCAACCAGATGGTCATGAAGTACACGAAATTCCCGCAGGCGGCCAAGGAGTTCCTGCGCTTCATGATGGAGAAGGAACAGTTCGACCCGTGGCTGCAAGGCGGCGGCGGCTACGTGGCGCAGCCCCTGCGCTTCTACGAGAACAGCGCGATCTGGACCTCGGACCCGAAGAACATGCCCTACCGCGACTCGGTGAAGAACCTGCGCCCGGGCGGCTACGACGGCAAGCTGGGCTACGCGTCGGCCGGCGCCGCGGCGGACTTCATCATTCCGAACATGGTGGCCGAGGCGGCGAGCGGATCGAAGACGCCGAAGGAAGCGGCCGAGCGCGCGCAGAAGCGTGCCGAGCGGTACTACAAGGTCTGA
- a CDS encoding carbohydrate ABC transporter permease, giving the protein MTLLARFQNSRNALGLAFMLPAAVLLLLFLTYPLGLGTYLGFTDAKVGRAGQWVGLENYEYLWGDAVTRLALFNTLFYTTVASVFKFFLGLWLAILLNRNIRFKTFFRAVILLPYIVPTALSAIAFWWIYDSQFSIISWALVKMGLIDQYIDFLGSEWNARIAVIIANVWRGVPFVAITLLAGLQTISPSYYEASAIDGATPWQQFRHVTMPLLTPIIAVVMTFSVLFTFTDFQLIYVITRGGPLNATHLMATLSFQRAISGGALGEGAAIAIAMVPFLLACVMFSFFGLQRRAWQQGGSDK; this is encoded by the coding sequence ATGACACTTCTCGCCAGGTTCCAGAACAGCCGCAACGCGCTCGGGCTTGCGTTCATGTTGCCGGCGGCGGTGCTGCTGCTTCTCTTCCTGACCTATCCACTCGGCCTGGGCACCTACCTCGGCTTCACCGACGCCAAGGTGGGCCGCGCGGGCCAGTGGGTCGGCCTGGAGAACTACGAATACCTGTGGGGCGATGCCGTGACGCGGCTCGCCCTCTTCAACACGCTCTTCTACACAACGGTGGCGAGCGTGTTCAAGTTCTTCCTGGGCCTGTGGCTCGCGATCCTCCTGAACCGGAACATCCGCTTCAAGACCTTCTTCCGCGCGGTGATCCTGCTGCCGTACATCGTGCCTACCGCCCTGTCGGCGATCGCGTTCTGGTGGATCTACGACTCGCAGTTCTCCATCATCAGTTGGGCGCTGGTGAAGATGGGGCTTATCGACCAGTACATCGACTTCCTCGGCTCCGAGTGGAATGCGCGCATCGCGGTGATCATCGCGAACGTGTGGCGCGGCGTGCCCTTCGTGGCGATCACGCTGCTCGCCGGCCTGCAGACGATCTCGCCCTCCTACTACGAAGCCTCCGCCATCGACGGCGCGACGCCGTGGCAGCAGTTCCGCCACGTGACGATGCCGTTGCTCACGCCGATCATCGCGGTGGTCATGACCTTCTCGGTGCTGTTCACTTTCACAGACTTCCAGCTGATCTACGTCATCACCCGCGGCGGCCCGTTGAACGCCACGCACCTGATGGCCACGCTGTCGTTCCAGCGCGCGATTTCGGGCGGTGCGCTCGGCGAGGGCGCGGCCATTGCGATCGCGATGGTGCCTTTCCTGCTGGCGTGCGTGATGTTCAGCTTCTTCGGCCTGCAGCGCCGCGCTTGGCAGCAGGGTGGTTCGGACAAATGA